A DNA window from Helianthus annuus cultivar XRQ/B chromosome 15, HanXRQr2.0-SUNRISE, whole genome shotgun sequence contains the following coding sequences:
- the LOC110911932 gene encoding potassium transporter 11 yields MVTDIEGDTYGEDESKGGMWALEQKIDQPMDEEAGRLKNMYREKKFSTILLLRLAFQSLGVVYGDLGTSPLYVFYNTFPKQIDDTEDIVGALSLIIYSLTLIPLIKYVFIVCRANDNGQGGTFALYSLLCRHAKVNTIPNQHKTDEELTTYSRNTIHEKSFAAKTKRWLEGHTFKKNALLLLVLVGTCNAIGDGILTPAISVLSASGGIKIDHPEMSDDVVILVSVVILLGLFSLQHYGVDKVAWLFAPIVLLWFLFIGAIGIFNIIKYDSGVLRAFSPVHIFHYFKRRGKNGWISLGGIMLSITGTEALFADLAHFPLSAIQLAFTVVVFPCLLLAYCGQAAYLMYNKQHVHDAFYASIPDGVYWPMFVIATLAAIVASQATISATFSIIKQANALGCFPRVKVIHTSSKFLGQIYIPDINWILMVLCIIVTAGFKEQSQIGNAYGTAVVIVMLATTFLMILIMLLVWRCHWILVFIFAALSLIIECTYFSAVLFKVNQGGWVPLVIASVCLFIMYIWHYGTVKRYEFEMHSKISMAWILGLGPSLGLVRVPGIGLVYTELASGVPHIFSHFITNLPAIHSVVVFVCVKYLPVYTVPEDERFLVKRIGPKNFHMFRCVARYGYKDLHRKDDEFEKKLFDNLFTFVRLESMMEGGSDSDEYSLYGQQTQGSRDFLLRDNTNNNNNNNNNNTFSSVVDLTVSSCDSIVPANVINSGMSSGQVSSHTEIDEMEFLTNCKDTGVVHIMGNTIVRARRDSPFYKKLSIDYVYAFLRKMCREHSVIFNVPHESLLNVGQVFYV; encoded by the exons ATGGTGACTGATATTGAAGGGGATACATATGGAGAAGATGAGTCAAAAGGGGGTATGTGGGCTTTGGAGCAGAAGATTGACCAGCCTATGGATGAAGAAGCTGGTAGGCTCAAAAATATGTATAGAGAAAAG AAATTCTCAACAATTTTGCTTCTTCGGCTTGCATTTCAAAGTCTTGGGGTCGTCTATGGAGATTTAGGAACTTCTCCATTGTATGTATTCTATAATACTTTTCCTAAACAAATCGACGATACAGAAGACATTGTTGGCGCACTTTCCTTGATAATTTACTCTCTTACACTTATACCACTCATCAAATATGTTTTCATCGTTTGTCGAGCGAATGACAATGGTCAAG GTGGGACTTTTGCTCTTTACTCATTACTATGTCGTCATGCAAAAGTTAATACGATTCCTAATCAACATAAAACCGATGAGGAACTGACAACTTATAGTCGCAACACAATTCATGAAAAGTCGTTTGCCGCAAAAACAAAGAGATGGTTGGAAGGACACACGTTTAAAAAGAACGCACTTCTTTTACTTGTCCTAGTTGGCACTTGCAACGCGATCGGAGATGGAATTCTAACTCCTGCTATATCTG TTTTATCAGCGTCCGGTGGCATCAAGATCGACCACCCTGAGATGAGTGACG ATGTTGTTATACTTGTTTCGGTTGTTATACTGCTAGGTTTGTTTAGCCTACAACACTACGGTGTTGACAAAGTTGCATGGCTCTTTGCACCAATTGTTTTGCTTTGGTTCCTATTCATCGGAGCAATTGGAATTTTCAACATCATTAAATACGACAGTGGTGTATTGCGCGCGTTTTCACCTGTGCATATATTCCACTACTTTAAAAGAAGAGGAAAAAACGGTTGGATATCACTTGGCGGCATCATGCTCAGTATAACAg GGACGGAGGCACTTTTTGCAGACCTGGCACATTTTCCGTTGTCAGCAATCCAGCTGGCGTTCACGGTTGTTGTATTTCCTTGTCTTCTTCTCGCCTATTGCGGACAAGCAGCCTACCTCATGTACAACAAGCAACATGTGCACGATGCGTTTTACGCTTCTATCCCAG ATGGCGTATACTGGCCGATGTTTGTTATTGCAACACTAGCTGCTATTGTGGCGAGTCAGGCTACAATTTCTGCCACGTTTTCGATCATCAAGCAGGCAAACGCGCTCGGTTGTTTTCCGAGAGTGAAGGTTATTCATACGTCAAGTAAATTTCTTGGGCAGATATATATTCCGGACATAAATTGGATCCTTATGGTTCTCTGCATCATTGTCACTGCTGGATTCAAAGAACAAAGTCAAATCGGCAATGCTTATG GGACCGCAGTCGTCATAGTCATGCTCGCAACAACTTTTCTCATGATCTTAATCATGTTATTAGTGTGGCGATGTCACTGGATTCTTGTCTTCATCTTCGCCGCGCTATCTCTAATCATCGAATGCACGTACTTCTCAGCCGTTCTGTTTAAGGTTAATCAAGGTGGTTGGGTCCCACTTGTCATAGCCTCCGTTTGCCTTTTCATCATGTACATTTGGCATTATGGAACAGTAAAACGATACGAGTTTGAAATGCATAGTAAAATCTCAATGGCATGGATTCTTGGTCTCGGTCCAAGTTTAGGGCTCGTGCGGGTCCCAGGAATTGGGCTCGTCTACACCGAGCTTGCTAGTGGGGTCCCACATATCTTTTCACATTTCATCACCAACCTACCCGCCATCCATTCGGTGGTGGTTTTCGTGTGTGTAAAGTACCTTCCGGTTTACACCGTCCCCGAAGACGAAAGATTCCTCGTAAAACGAATCGGGCCCAAGAACTTTCACATGTTTAGATGCGTGGCAAGGTATGGTTACAAAGATCTGCACCGAAAAGACGATGAATTCGAAAAGAAACTATTCGACAATCTGTTCACGTTTGTAAGACTCGAGTCAATGATGGAAGGCGGGTCTGATTCAGACGAGTATAGTTTATATGGTCAACAAACTCAGGGTTCTAGAGATTTCTTACTACGCGATAAcaccaataataataataataataataataataatacgttTTCTTCGGTTGTTGACCTGACGGTCTCGTCGTGTGACTCGATAGTGCCGGCAAATGTGATCAATTCGGGGATGTCATCTGGGCAGGTAAGTAGTCATACAGAGATTGATGAAATGGAGTTTCTGACAAACTGCAAGGATACAGGGGTGGTGCATATAATGGGGAACACGATCGTGAGAGCGCGGCGCGATTCACCGTTTTATAAGAAGCTTAGTATAGATTATGTTTATGCATTTCTGAGGAAGATGTGCAGGGAGCATAGTGTCATCTTTAATGTCCCTCATGAGAGCTTGTTGAATGTTGGCCAAGTGTTTTATGTGTAA
- the LOC110911933 gene encoding UDP-N-acetylglucosamine diphosphorylase 1, whose product MREEPTTDNNHSNGSSSPPPPPPQALVERLKDYGQEDAFAFWDQLSADQQNFLVQEIESLDLQRIDRMIRCSFQSYGLPPASIEPVPEGFVSTVEDRKIEDREKWWNMGLKAISEGKLAVLLLSGGQGTRLGSSAPKGCFNVGLPSGKSLFQLQAERIMCLQRLAAQSLAEGSGNVVPIHWYIMTSPFTDKATRDFFKNNKYFGLDTDQVSFFSQGTIPCVSKDGRFIMETPFQVAKAPDGNGGVYSALKYSRLLEDMSTRGVKYLDCYGVDNALVRVGDPTFLGYFIDKGVASAAKVVRKAYPQEKVGVFVRRGKGGPVTVVEYSELDQSLASEINQRTGRLRYCWSNVCLHMFTLDFLNQVASGLEKDSIYHLAEKKIPSIHGQTVGYKLEQFIFDAFPYAPSTALYEVLREEEFAPVKNVNGSNFDTPDSARLLVLRLHARWVVAAGGFLTHSVPLYSTGVEVSPLVSYVGENLEPICRGRTFHAPCEITF is encoded by the exons ATGAGGGAAGAACCCACCACCGACAATAACCACAGCAACGGATCATCatcgccgccaccaccgccgccacaaGCACTGGTTGAGAGGCTCAAAGATTATGGCCAAGAAGATGCCTTTGCGTTCTGGGATCAACTGTCTGCTGATCAACAGAACTTTCTTGTTCAAGAAATTGAG AGTTTGGATCTTCAAAGGATTGATAGAATGATTCGCTGCTCATTTCAGTCATATG GGCTGCCGCCGGCTTCCATAGAGCCAGTGCCAGAGGGTTTTGTGTCAACCGTCGAAGATAGAAAGATTGAAGATAGAGAAAAATGGTGGAATATGGGGTTGAAGGCTATTTCCGAAGGGAAATTAGCGGTTCTTCTTTTATCAGGTGGACAG GGGACACGGCTAGGAAGTTCTGCTCCAAAAGGATGTTTTA ATGTTGGACTTCCGTCAGGAAAGTCACTTTTCCAACTTCAGGCTGAGCGGATTATGTGTCTGCAGAGATTAGCAGCTCAATCATTAGCCGAGG GTTCTGGTAATGTTGTACCGATACATTGGTACATAATGACCAGCCCGTTCACCGATAAAGCCACACGTGACTTTTTTAAAAATAACAAATATTTTGGTCTCGATACTGATCAG GTCTCATTCTTTTCACAAGGCACAATACCTTGCGTTTCGAAAGACGGTAGATTTATCATGGAAACTCCATTCCAGGTGGCAAAAGCTCCTGACGGAAATGGAGGAGTTTATTCAG CATTGAAGTATTCAAGACTATTAGAAGATATGTCCACGAGGGGTGTCAAATATTTGGATTGTTACGGAGTAGACAATGCATTG gTTCGTGTTGGTGATCCTACTTTCTTGGGCTATTTTATCGACAAAGGCGTAGCTTCGGCCGCTAAAGTTGTCCGTAAG GCATACCCTCAAGAAAAGGTCGGTGTATTTGTACGACGCGGTAAAGGAGGACCTGTAACTGTAGTTGAATATAGTGAGTTGGATCAATCACTAGCAAGTGAAATTAATCAGAGAACCGGCCGACTTCGTTATTGTTGGAGTAAT GTTTGCCTCCACATGTTCACTTTGGACTTCTTAAACCAAGTTGCGAGCGGTCTCGAGAAGGACAGCAT ATACCACCTTGCGGAGAAGAAAATCCCATCAATCCATGGTCAAACGGTCGGATACAAGCTGGAACAGTTCATATTTGATGCATTTCCATATGCACCTTCAACCGCACTTTATGAG GTGTTACGTGAAGAAGAATTTGCCCCTGTGAAAAACGTCAACGGGTCAAACTTTGACACTCCAGACAGTGCACGGCTTCTGGTTCTCCGTTTACATGCACGCTGGGTGGTGGCAGCTGGCGGGTTTTTAACACACTCAGTGCCTTTATATTCTACTG GCGTTGAGGTTTCACCACTTGTTTCATACGTCGGAGAAAATCTTGAACCAATCTGTCGTGGTAGAACATTCCATGCCCCTTGTGAAATCACATTCTAG
- the LOC110911935 gene encoding UDP-N-acetylglucosamine diphosphorylase 1-like: MTGGGGCSSAYPQEKVGVFVRRSKGGPVTVVEYSELDQSLASEINQRTGRLRYCWSNFCLHMFTSDFLNQVASGLEKDSIYHLAEKKIPSIHGQTVGYKLEQFIFDAFPYAPSTALYEVLREEEFAPVKNVNGSNFDTPDSARLLVLRLHARWVVAAGGFLTHSVPLYSTGVEVSPLVSYVGENLEPICRGRTFHAPCEITF; this comes from the exons ATGACTGGTGGAGGTGGTTGTTCTTCG GCATACCCTCAAGAAAAGGTCGGTGTATTTGTACGACGCAGTAAAGGAGGACCTGTAACTGTAGTTGAATACAGTGAGTTGGATCAGTCATTAGCAAGTGAAATTAATCAGAGAACCGGCCGACTTCGTTATTGTTGGAGTAAT TTTTGCCTCCATATGTTCACTTCGGACTTCTTAAACCAGGTTGCGAGCGGTCTCGAGAAGGACAGCAT ATACCACCTTGCGGAGAAGAAAATCCCATCAATCCATGGTCAAACGGTCGGATACAAGCTAGAACAGTTCATATTTGATGCATTTCCATATGCACCTTCAACCGCACTTTATGAG GTGCTACGTGAAGAAGA ATTTGCCCCTGTGAAAAACGTCAACGGGTCAAACTTTGACACTCCAGACAGTGCACGGCTTCTGGTTCTCCGTTTACATGCACGCTGGGTGGTGGCGGCTGGCGGCTTTTTAACACACTCAGTGCCTTTATATTCTACTG GCGTTGAGGTTTCACCACTTGTTTCATACGTCGGAGAAAATCTTGAACCAATTTGTCGTGGTAGAACATTCCATGCCCCTTGTGAAATCACATTCTAG